A genomic segment from Streptomyces sp. NBC_01233 encodes:
- a CDS encoding LCP family protein, protein MNDWPEGRDDGYGRGSAQPQPEGARRMRHVQRQPQQPPRPAQPPRPQRPAGPPPAHGVPPQQAGGHDTYGGYDSGYNTGQVYGSPSGGAPGGPAGPGGPSGPGRPGRAPGPAPDWRKRIKIGSIVLVSALLVTTVSTYFWADSKVRREVDLSKVIERPKEGDCTTYLIVGSDSREGMSDEEKKKLHTGSAEGKRTDSMMILAKCSSGNTMISLPRDSDVEIPSFVGSQSGKKFPAQGRRVKLNAAYAEDGPELLVRTVEHNTGLRIDHYAEIGFAGFANIVDALGGVELDIEEGFKDEKSGADFKAGKQTLNGEQSLAFVRTRYAFAESDLQRTKNQQKFLSALASQAATPSTVLNPFDLYPLLGAGLDTLIVDKDMGLYDMGRMFFAMKGVNGGDGVSMNMPISGQRGGNLVWDKAKVQQLVKQIQNDEKVTVRGN, encoded by the coding sequence ATGAATGACTGGCCAGAAGGTCGTGACGACGGCTACGGGCGCGGCAGCGCCCAGCCGCAGCCCGAGGGCGCCCGGCGGATGCGGCACGTCCAGCGGCAGCCGCAGCAGCCGCCGCGGCCCGCGCAGCCCCCGCGCCCGCAGCGCCCGGCGGGTCCGCCGCCCGCGCACGGCGTACCTCCGCAGCAGGCCGGCGGCCACGACACGTACGGCGGTTACGACAGCGGTTACAACACCGGCCAGGTCTACGGGTCGCCCTCCGGCGGAGCCCCGGGCGGTCCGGCCGGTCCCGGCGGACCCTCGGGACCCGGCCGCCCCGGTCGCGCGCCCGGTCCGGCGCCGGACTGGCGCAAGCGGATCAAGATCGGCTCGATCGTGCTGGTCTCCGCCCTGCTGGTGACCACGGTCTCCACCTACTTCTGGGCGGACTCCAAGGTGCGCCGCGAGGTGGACCTGTCCAAGGTCATCGAGCGCCCGAAGGAGGGCGACTGCACGACGTACCTGATCGTGGGCTCCGACAGCCGCGAGGGCATGTCCGACGAGGAGAAGAAGAAGCTCCACACGGGCTCGGCCGAGGGCAAGCGGACCGACTCGATGATGATCCTGGCGAAGTGCTCCAGCGGGAACACCATGATCTCGCTGCCGCGCGACTCTGACGTGGAGATCCCCTCGTTCGTCGGCTCCCAGTCCGGCAAGAAGTTCCCTGCCCAGGGGCGCCGGGTCAAGCTCAACGCGGCGTACGCCGAGGACGGCCCGGAGCTGCTCGTGCGGACGGTGGAGCACAACACCGGTCTGCGCATCGACCACTACGCGGAGATCGGCTTCGCCGGCTTCGCGAACATCGTGGACGCGCTGGGCGGCGTGGAGCTGGACATCGAGGAAGGCTTCAAGGACGAGAAGTCGGGGGCCGACTTCAAGGCGGGCAAGCAGACCCTGAACGGCGAGCAGTCGCTGGCCTTCGTACGGACCCGCTACGCCTTCGCCGAGTCGGACCTGCAGCGGACGAAGAACCAGCAGAAGTTCCTGTCGGCGCTGGCCAGCCAGGCGGCGACCCCGTCCACGGTCCTCAACCCGTTCGACCTCTACCCGCTGCTCGGCGCCGGCCTGGACACGCTCATCGTCGACAAGGACATGGGCCTGTACGACATGGGCCGGATGTTCTTCGCGATGAAGGGCGTCAACGGCGGTGACGGCGTGTCGATGAACATGCCGATCTCCGGGCAGCGCGGCGGCAACCTCGTCTGGGACAAGGCGAAGGTGCAGCAGCTGGTGAAGCAGATCCAGAACGACGAGAAGGTCACCGTCCGCGGCAACTGA
- a CDS encoding helix-turn-helix domain-containing protein, which produces MDIGELIRDLREGRGWSQAKLATEINRQYGTTLTREYVSRWERGKVEPRGFYLAALSRVLDVPLAVLEGEVDRRTFLTDVAGASIAPVVASDLLSAGFAARLSGGPSADDWEAKLATYGTEYMSMGAADIQRRVSRELVIVQQQLEEPRLWSVAARLMTLYAKTFPGSDGTKAVHWYRMAAKSADESGDADARVWVRGRAAIALGYEGASLPIADVLADQALAVTDRPSLGLLNAVYGKAHAAALRGDRATALALDERGRRMFDTAGSYEQTSDYAVPWWRLNVFRSLLLARLGDERGAAEAQEQATAELPPSLPRFATHLELHRGLMLARSGDRAGAVAYAEAAMSALPPEKHSLTLRMLVNEIKA; this is translated from the coding sequence GTGGACATCGGGGAGTTGATCAGGGACCTACGTGAGGGGCGAGGATGGTCACAAGCCAAACTCGCGACCGAAATCAACCGCCAGTACGGGACGACCCTCACTAGGGAGTATGTGAGTCGCTGGGAGCGGGGGAAGGTGGAGCCGCGCGGCTTCTACCTCGCGGCACTGTCGCGGGTGCTCGACGTGCCCCTAGCCGTCCTTGAGGGTGAAGTGGACCGACGTACCTTTCTGACTGATGTTGCCGGGGCCTCGATAGCCCCTGTCGTGGCCTCAGACCTGCTGTCCGCAGGATTCGCCGCCCGGTTGTCCGGCGGCCCTTCAGCGGACGACTGGGAGGCCAAGCTAGCCACGTACGGGACCGAATACATGTCGATGGGCGCGGCCGACATTCAGCGGCGTGTATCGCGTGAACTGGTGATCGTGCAGCAACAGCTAGAAGAGCCCCGGCTCTGGTCCGTCGCGGCCCGGCTGATGACGCTGTACGCGAAGACCTTCCCGGGGTCGGATGGCACCAAGGCTGTGCACTGGTATCGCATGGCGGCCAAGTCGGCGGATGAGTCCGGAGATGCCGACGCACGCGTGTGGGTGCGTGGTAGAGCGGCTATTGCCCTCGGCTACGAGGGCGCATCTCTGCCCATCGCAGACGTGCTGGCCGACCAGGCCCTAGCGGTCACTGATCGGCCGTCTCTCGGCCTGCTGAATGCCGTGTACGGAAAGGCGCACGCAGCCGCCCTGAGAGGCGACAGGGCTACTGCCCTGGCCCTTGATGAGCGGGGCCGCCGGATGTTCGACACGGCCGGTTCATACGAGCAGACCTCGGACTACGCGGTTCCCTGGTGGCGGCTAAACGTCTTCCGATCCCTGCTGCTGGCCAGGCTCGGAGACGAGAGGGGAGCGGCGGAAGCGCAGGAACAGGCGACAGCCGAGCTTCCGCCGAGCCTGCCCCGCTTCGCGACGCACCTTGAACTTCACCGTGGCCTCATGCTCGCGCGGTCCGGAGACCGAGCCGGGGCAGTGGCCTACGCTGAGGCCGCGATGTCAGCGCTGCCGCCGGAGAAGCACAGCCTTACCCTGCGGATGCTGGTGAACGAGATCAAAGCCTAG
- the istA gene encoding IS21 family transposase: MISVEDWAEIRRLHRAEHMPIRAIARHLGISKNTVKRALATDRPPVYQRPLKGSAVDAFEPAIRELLKQTPTMPATVIAERIGWERGLTILKERVRELRPSCLPVDPVSRTVYQPGELAQCDLWFPPVDIPLGYGQSGRPPVLVIVSGYSRVITARMLPSRQTGDLIDGHWRLLADGWGAVPKMLVWDNEAGIGKGRLTSEFAAFAGLLAVKVHLCRPRDPEAKGLVERANGYLETSFLPGRTFTGPDGFNTQLTAWLQIANRRQHRVIAARPVDRWEADRAAMLAIPPVTPPHWWRFHTRIGRDHYIRVDTNDYSVHPGAIGKRVMVRADNEEVTVIAGSDIVARHARCWAKHQSITDPDHAAAAQVLRGEVIHQRAARAAAARAAVLAPDSLGIEVEQRELGTYDRMFTLIEGGAGKEDT, from the coding sequence GTGATTTCCGTGGAGGACTGGGCTGAGATCCGGCGACTGCACCGGGCCGAGCACATGCCGATCCGGGCGATCGCCCGGCATCTGGGCATCTCGAAGAACACGGTGAAACGCGCCCTGGCCACCGACCGGCCGCCCGTCTACCAGCGTCCGCTGAAGGGCTCGGCGGTGGACGCGTTCGAGCCCGCCATCCGCGAGCTGCTGAAACAGACCCCGACGATGCCCGCCACCGTCATCGCCGAGCGGATCGGCTGGGAGCGCGGGCTGACGATCCTCAAGGAGCGCGTGCGCGAGCTCCGGCCGTCCTGCCTGCCGGTCGACCCGGTCTCGCGGACGGTCTACCAGCCCGGCGAGCTCGCCCAGTGCGACCTGTGGTTCCCACCGGTGGACATCCCGCTCGGCTACGGTCAGTCCGGCCGGCCTCCGGTCCTGGTCATCGTCTCGGGGTATTCGCGGGTGATCACGGCCCGGATGCTGCCCTCCCGGCAGACCGGCGACCTGATCGATGGACACTGGCGCCTGCTGGCCGACGGCTGGGGAGCCGTCCCGAAGATGCTGGTCTGGGACAACGAAGCCGGGATCGGCAAGGGCAGGCTGACCAGCGAGTTCGCCGCGTTCGCCGGACTTCTCGCCGTGAAGGTTCACCTCTGCCGGCCCCGCGACCCGGAGGCGAAGGGCCTGGTCGAGCGGGCGAACGGCTACCTGGAGACCAGCTTTCTGCCCGGGCGGACCTTCACCGGCCCGGACGGCTTCAACACCCAGTTGACCGCCTGGCTGCAGATCGCCAACCGGCGCCAGCACCGCGTCATCGCCGCCCGGCCGGTGGACCGCTGGGAGGCCGACCGCGCGGCGATGCTCGCCATCCCGCCGGTCACCCCGCCGCACTGGTGGCGTTTCCACACCCGTATCGGCCGAGACCACTACATCCGCGTCGACACCAACGACTACTCCGTCCACCCCGGCGCCATCGGCAAGAGGGTCATGGTCCGCGCCGACAACGAGGAGGTCACCGTCATCGCCGGCAGCGACATCGTGGCCCGACACGCCCGCTGCTGGGCCAAACACCAGTCGATCACCGACCCCGACCACGCCGCCGCGGCCCAAGTTCTGCGCGGCGAAGTGATCCACCAGCGGGCGGCCCGCGCGGCCGCCGCCCGGGCCGCGGTCCTGGCCCCGGACAGCCTCGGCATCGAGGTCGAGCAACGCGAACTGGGCACCTACGACCGCATGTTCACCCTCATCGAGGGCGGCGCCGGAAAGGAGGACACCTGA
- a CDS encoding acyl-CoA thioesterase: MTQIPGELPGKPTAASRTTLSHIMTANDTNLLGTVHGGVIMKLVDDAAGAVAGRHSGGPAVTASMDEMVFLAPVRVGDLVHVKAQCNWTGRSSMEIGVRVLAERWNESTPATQVGTAYLVFAAVDADGKPRQVPPVLPETEQDERRYQEAQIRRTHRLARRQAIKALREERAAQGFDD; encoded by the coding sequence ATGACACAGATACCGGGCGAGCTGCCCGGGAAGCCGACCGCGGCCTCCCGTACGACCCTCAGCCACATCATGACCGCGAACGACACCAACCTCCTCGGCACGGTGCACGGTGGCGTGATCATGAAGCTGGTGGACGACGCGGCGGGCGCCGTGGCCGGACGCCACTCCGGCGGCCCGGCGGTCACCGCCTCCATGGACGAGATGGTCTTCCTCGCGCCGGTGCGCGTGGGCGACCTCGTCCACGTGAAGGCGCAGTGCAACTGGACCGGCCGCTCCTCCATGGAGATCGGCGTACGGGTCCTTGCGGAGCGGTGGAACGAGTCCACCCCCGCCACCCAGGTGGGCACCGCCTACCTCGTCTTCGCGGCCGTGGACGCCGACGGCAAGCCCCGCCAGGTCCCGCCCGTACTCCCCGAGACGGAACAGGACGAGCGCCGCTACCAGGAGGCCCAGATCCGCCGCACCCACCGCCTCGCCCGCCGCCAGGCGATCAAGGCGCTGCGCGAGGAGCGGGCGGCCCAGGGCTTCGACGACTGA
- the istA gene encoding IS21 family transposase, with product MLLEPGRWLELRRFRALHEAGASISEIARETGLNWRTVKKYLESDGPPVPPAPAPRSDLGNQVIKPWAHVIDAWLRAEVLLKAAVIHERLVEQYAFPHHYQRVKMYVQQARPRIAEELGYTPRELAKLHRRFEVVPGAQAQVDWGDEGNILAHVGIPKVYSFHMTLSYSRDPFCCFTTSQNLASFFECHRRAFAHFGGAPGVIVYDRTKTVVRRHVAPGEAVPLHPEAVAFAGHYDFDIDVLAAYRPTGKGRVERQVLIVRDHVLAGRSFSSLDDMDGAFMAWVPQRRARTHRTHGEVIGVRAKRDHAALRALPAKPYIVADRHLRHVAKDCLVAFDANLYSVPATKVRHRQLVEVRASAGTVALHSTVPDAQGITLLAVHSRAVGRSARIVDEAHWKALPDGHTRATTTDLPPPVSRPARSGAEEPGGLISLLTRARAAQVHVGTRPLALYDQIAGTRPFNPAPIDPKDMR from the coding sequence ATGTTGCTGGAACCGGGGCGGTGGCTGGAGCTGCGGCGTTTCCGGGCTCTGCATGAGGCGGGCGCGAGCATCTCGGAGATCGCTCGGGAGACCGGTCTGAACTGGCGTACGGTCAAGAAGTATCTGGAGAGCGACGGTCCTCCGGTTCCGCCGGCTCCGGCGCCGCGCTCGGATCTCGGCAACCAGGTGATCAAGCCGTGGGCGCATGTGATTGATGCGTGGCTACGGGCTGAGGTGCTGCTGAAGGCCGCGGTCATCCATGAGCGTCTGGTCGAGCAGTATGCCTTCCCGCACCACTACCAGCGCGTCAAGATGTACGTGCAGCAGGCCCGACCCCGCATCGCCGAGGAGTTGGGATATACCCCGCGCGAGCTGGCGAAGTTGCACCGCCGCTTCGAGGTGGTGCCCGGCGCCCAGGCCCAGGTCGACTGGGGCGACGAGGGCAACATCCTGGCCCATGTCGGCATCCCGAAGGTCTACTCCTTCCACATGACCTTGTCCTACTCCCGAGATCCGTTCTGCTGCTTCACCACCAGCCAGAATCTGGCATCGTTCTTCGAGTGCCACCGGCGGGCGTTCGCGCACTTCGGCGGGGCGCCCGGGGTGATCGTCTACGACCGGACCAAGACTGTCGTGCGCCGTCACGTCGCCCCGGGCGAGGCGGTCCCGTTGCATCCGGAGGCCGTGGCGTTCGCCGGGCACTACGACTTCGACATCGACGTCTTGGCCGCCTACCGGCCGACGGGGAAGGGCCGCGTCGAGCGCCAGGTCCTCATCGTCCGCGATCATGTGCTCGCGGGGCGGTCCTTCTCCAGCCTGGATGACATGGACGGGGCGTTCATGGCCTGGGTGCCCCAGCGCCGGGCGCGTACGCACCGCACCCACGGCGAGGTGATCGGCGTGCGGGCCAAGCGGGATCACGCCGCGCTGCGGGCGCTGCCCGCCAAGCCCTACATCGTGGCCGATCGGCACCTGCGACACGTGGCCAAGGACTGCCTGGTCGCCTTCGACGCCAACCTCTACTCGGTGCCCGCCACCAAGGTCCGCCACCGCCAGCTCGTCGAGGTCAGAGCCTCCGCAGGCACCGTGGCCCTGCATTCCACCGTGCCCGACGCGCAGGGCATCACGCTGCTGGCCGTGCACTCCCGCGCGGTCGGACGCAGCGCGAGGATCGTGGATGAGGCCCACTGGAAGGCCCTGCCCGACGGACACACCCGCGCCACCACCACCGACCTTCCGCCACCCGTGAGCAGGCCGGCCCGCTCCGGCGCCGAGGAACCGGGCGGTCTGATCTCGCTGCTGACCCGGGCCAGAGCCGCGCAAGTCCACGTCGGCACCCGCCCGCTGGCCCTCTACGACCAGATCGCCGGCACCCGCCCGTTCAACCCCGCCCCCATCGACCCCAAGGACATGCGTTGA
- a CDS encoding transposase, which produces MPRSEDPVGDGDGRRERDGGTLNGQRGSFRREDLGRLPRSTRSPVALTGTSPKYLAPVDSGRQAITPWSWKYPLELRERAVRMYRTAEPKPVIRRMAEELGVHHEALRNWIRQAEADAGERDDVLTTGEREELAALRKENAQLKRANEVLRTASAFFAAQLDPTRPR; this is translated from the coding sequence ATGCCCCGGAGCGAAGACCCCGTCGGCGACGGTGATGGACGACGTGAGCGTGACGGTGGAACACTGAACGGGCAACGGGGCTCCTTCAGGCGGGAAGACCTTGGTCGGCTTCCTCGCTCTACCAGGAGTCCCGTTGCCCTGACCGGCACTTCTCCCAAATACCTCGCCCCTGTTGACAGCGGCCGACAAGCCATAACTCCGTGGTCTTGGAAGTATCCGCTGGAGTTGCGTGAGCGTGCGGTACGGATGTACCGGACCGCCGAGCCGAAGCCCGTGATCCGCCGCATGGCCGAGGAACTCGGCGTGCACCACGAGGCTCTGCGCAACTGGATCCGGCAGGCAGAGGCCGACGCCGGCGAACGCGACGACGTGCTCACCACTGGCGAGCGGGAGGAGCTTGCCGCCCTGCGGAAGGAGAATGCACAGCTCAAGCGTGCGAATGAGGTCCTGCGGACGGCCTCGGCTTTTTTCGCGGCCCAGCTCGACCCGACCCGGCCCAGGTGA
- a CDS encoding NDP-sugar synthase — translation MTEAILLVGGQGTRLRPVTVNTPKPMVPTAGVPFLAHQIARAAAAGVTHIVMATCYLAEVFEPYFGDGSAFGLTLEYVVEDEPLGTGGAIRNAGRRLTGGPDSSVLVFNGDILTGLDIAGLVEAHEAADADVSLHLVRVEDPRAFGLVPTDSEGRVLAFTEKPQTPEEIITDQINAGCYVFRRSVIDSIPAGRPVSVERETFPGLLASGAKLHGVTENTYWMDLGKPESIIQASADLVRGVVPSPAVPGRRGESLVLPGAQVAAGAKLSGGTVVGAGARIEAGAVVQGTIVLDGAVIGQDAQVSASLIGAGSAVGARTVLDGAVIGDGAVVGADNELRSGARVWCEARLPAAAIRFSPDA, via the coding sequence ATGACGGAAGCGATCCTGCTGGTCGGCGGACAAGGGACGCGCCTGCGTCCGGTGACGGTGAACACGCCCAAGCCGATGGTGCCGACGGCCGGAGTTCCCTTCCTCGCCCACCAGATAGCCAGGGCCGCCGCCGCCGGTGTCACCCACATCGTGATGGCCACCTGCTACCTCGCCGAGGTCTTCGAGCCCTACTTCGGCGACGGATCCGCCTTCGGCCTCACCCTCGAGTACGTCGTCGAGGACGAACCCCTCGGCACCGGCGGAGCCATCCGCAACGCCGGCCGGCGCCTGACCGGCGGCCCGGACTCCTCCGTCCTCGTCTTCAACGGCGACATCCTCACCGGCCTGGACATCGCGGGTCTCGTCGAGGCGCACGAGGCGGCCGACGCGGACGTCTCCCTGCACCTGGTCCGCGTCGAGGACCCGCGCGCCTTCGGCCTGGTCCCCACCGACTCCGAGGGGCGGGTGCTGGCCTTCACCGAGAAGCCGCAGACCCCCGAGGAGATCATCACCGACCAGATCAACGCCGGCTGCTACGTCTTCCGCCGCAGCGTGATCGACTCCATCCCGGCCGGCCGCCCGGTCTCCGTCGAGCGCGAGACCTTCCCCGGCCTGCTCGCCTCCGGGGCCAAGCTGCACGGCGTCACCGAGAACACCTACTGGATGGACCTCGGCAAGCCCGAATCCATCATCCAGGCCTCCGCGGACCTGGTCCGCGGCGTGGTCCCCTCCCCGGCGGTCCCCGGACGCCGCGGCGAGTCCCTGGTGCTGCCCGGAGCCCAAGTGGCGGCCGGGGCCAAGCTGTCGGGGGGCACCGTCGTGGGAGCGGGTGCCCGGATCGAGGCCGGAGCGGTCGTCCAGGGCACCATCGTGCTCGACGGGGCGGTCATCGGCCAGGACGCGCAGGTGAGCGCCAGCCTGATCGGCGCAGGCTCCGCGGTGGGCGCACGGACCGTGCTGGACGGCGCCGTCATCGGCGACGGGGCCGTGGTGGGGGCCGACAACGAACTGCGCTCCGGGGCCCGGGTGTGGTGCGAGGCCCGGCTGCCCGCCGCCGCCATCCGCTTCTCCCCGGACGCCTGA
- a CDS encoding IS3 family transposase, with protein sequence MTALVDEHPYLGVEPVLRELNIPSSTYYRWRQAETEPCERRRRDAELTSRIRQVHEESGGIYGSPRVHAVLKREGVHVGRKRVERLMRQAGLAGISPRRGKGFTRRDPDADLAPDLVQRDFTAAGPNRLWVTDLTMIPTGEGPLWLSAIRDAFSRRVVAWETSARADADLVLTSLEYALASREVAPGELIHHADHGCQYTSVKLTTRLVRAGIQASMGSVGDSYDNALAENLWMVIKTECIRGRVFATRAEANLALFEYIDGFYNPRRIQKRLGYLSPIEYEEKHYANQAATEQVNLKPRQPTLTS encoded by the coding sequence GTGACGGCGCTCGTTGACGAGCACCCGTATCTGGGGGTCGAGCCCGTACTCCGGGAACTGAACATCCCCTCCTCCACCTACTACCGGTGGCGCCAGGCCGAGACCGAACCGTGCGAACGGCGCCGCCGGGATGCCGAGCTGACCAGCAGGATCCGGCAGGTCCACGAGGAGTCCGGCGGGATCTACGGCTCACCCCGCGTGCACGCCGTCCTCAAGCGTGAGGGCGTCCACGTCGGCAGGAAGCGCGTCGAGCGGCTCATGCGCCAGGCCGGCCTGGCCGGGATCAGTCCCCGCCGGGGCAAGGGTTTCACTCGCCGTGACCCGGACGCCGATCTGGCCCCTGACCTGGTGCAACGCGACTTCACCGCGGCCGGGCCGAACCGGCTGTGGGTTACCGACCTGACCATGATCCCCACCGGGGAGGGGCCGTTGTGGCTGTCCGCGATCCGCGACGCGTTCTCCCGCCGGGTGGTGGCCTGGGAGACCTCCGCCCGCGCCGACGCCGATCTGGTCCTGACCTCGCTGGAATACGCCCTGGCCAGCCGCGAGGTCGCCCCCGGAGAGCTTATTCACCACGCCGACCACGGCTGTCAATACACGTCCGTGAAGCTCACAACACGCCTGGTCAGGGCCGGGATCCAGGCTTCCATGGGCTCGGTCGGCGACTCGTACGACAACGCCCTCGCGGAGAACCTGTGGATGGTCATCAAGACCGAGTGCATCCGCGGCCGCGTCTTCGCCACCAGGGCCGAGGCGAACCTCGCGCTCTTCGAGTACATCGACGGCTTCTACAACCCCCGCCGCATCCAGAAACGGCTCGGCTACCTCAGCCCCATCGAGTACGAGGAGAAGCACTACGCCAACCAGGCAGCGACCGAACAAGTGAACCTGAAACCACGTCAACCCACCCTGACCAGCTAG
- the istB gene encoding IS21-like element helper ATPase IstB codes for MSELVTARIRTTATKLGLPHLTEALAEHVGRADAASMAYLDFLDLVLEEELAVREERRFRHALRVSRLPHHKTIEEYDFSYQPELDPRKVKDLATLAFVEAKSNVALLGPPGVGKTHIAVALAVAACRAGYSIYFTTLDDMVRQLKAADSIGRLASKLRTYLRPHVLVVDEVGYLPLERDEANLVFQMLSKRYEKGSTLLTSNKSFSEWGQVFGDDVLATAIIDRLLHHCEILAINGASYRLKNRLTAIEGGITAAS; via the coding sequence TTGAGCGAGCTGGTCACCGCCCGGATCCGCACCACCGCCACCAAACTCGGCCTGCCCCACCTCACCGAGGCCCTGGCCGAGCACGTCGGCCGGGCCGACGCCGCGTCGATGGCCTACCTCGACTTCCTCGACCTGGTCTTGGAAGAAGAACTTGCCGTCCGTGAAGAACGCCGCTTCCGCCACGCGCTACGGGTCTCCCGCCTGCCACACCACAAGACGATTGAGGAGTACGACTTCTCCTACCAGCCCGAACTCGACCCCAGGAAGGTCAAGGACCTGGCCACCCTCGCGTTCGTCGAGGCCAAGTCCAACGTCGCGCTGCTGGGCCCGCCCGGGGTCGGCAAGACACATATCGCCGTCGCGCTGGCTGTCGCCGCCTGCCGGGCCGGCTACTCGATCTACTTCACCACCCTCGACGACATGGTCCGCCAGCTCAAGGCCGCCGACTCCATCGGCCGCCTGGCCAGCAAACTCCGCACCTACCTGCGGCCTCACGTTCTCGTGGTGGACGAGGTCGGCTACCTCCCGCTGGAGCGTGACGAGGCAAACCTCGTCTTCCAGATGCTCTCCAAGCGCTACGAGAAGGGCTCCACCCTGCTGACCTCGAACAAGAGTTTCAGTGAGTGGGGTCAGGTCTTCGGCGACGACGTCCTGGCCACTGCCATCATCGACCGCCTACTCCACCACTGCGAGATCCTCGCCATCAACGGCGCCAGCTACCGCCTGAAGAACCGCCTCACAGCCATCGAAGGCGGCATCACTGCGGCCAGCTGA